The genomic window ttaaaaggaGCTCAATGATTAAAAGTCAGCTTAACTAAAAGCTAACATCCaagatgtgtgcgtgtgtgtgtgtttgtgcatgtgtgtatgtgtgtgtgttcatgtgtatttgtgcgtgtgtgtatgtgtgtttgtgcatgtgtgtatgtgtgtgttcatgtgtatttgggcatgtgtgtatgtgtgtgcatgtgtgtgtatgcatgtggatgtgtttatgtgtgtgtgcatgtgtgtgtgtttgtgcacgtgtgtgtgtgtttgtgcatgtgtgtatgtgtgtgtatatgtgtgtgtttgtattgaAAAggccttcacattttttttttctcctaggaccttgtctctctctctttttttttctagctaaagattttttttctcagttgactgaattctgtttttttttttcatttacttctgctgtctctctctctctcgcaccCTCTGCTGCATAAGGGACCTAAAATATTATAGTTTATAATAGCCTGACTTTCCTTCAAGAAAGCAGAGAAGGCGCCAGATGCCCTTTTGGGGAGAAACCTGTTTTTCCTTATGAAACCCCAAGAGTATAAGCAGACAAGTTCATCTCAGCTCTTACGCTGCTTGCTTTTGTATTGTGTTACCTGACTTATTGACTAAAAGAGTTATTGCACCAAAGGCTTTTTAAAGGAAGAGTGTAGTTTAGACATTAGAAGTGTCTTcgtttaaaaaaactttttaagtgCACTGTGAAAGCATCACATGGTCTAGCCTCATAATAATTCTCCCTTTTTGGAGACCCAGGATTCAGTGTGGGCTCTGCCCGGAGCTCAGAGATCTAGTCAAAAGATAGGTAGTTCCTATATAAATAAAACTGGTTTCCTCATATAATCCTATGacagatttctctcttttttttttttctgagacagagttttcgctcttgttgcccaggctggagtgcagtggcgcgatctcggctcactacaacctccgcctcctgggttcaagtgattctcctgccttagtctcctgagcagctgggactacaggcgcccaccaccacacctggctactttttgtatttttagtagagacaggttttcaccatattgggcaggatggtctcgatctcctgacctcatgatccacctgcctcggcctcccaaagtgctgggattacagacatgagccaccgtgcccagctatccTATGATagatttctgtaatttttgtttgatttggcatacctcttttttttttagatggagactctctctgtcacccagcctagagtgcagtgacacaatctcggctcaatgaaacctctgcctcccaggttcaagtgattctcccatctcagcctcccaagtagccggaattacaggcatgtgtgaccacacctggctaatttttgtatttttagtagaaacgggttttcatcatgttggccaggctggtctcaaacttctgacctcaggtgatccacccacctcgacctcccaaagtgctgggattacagacctgagccactgtgcctggctggtcaTGGGGAGGTCTCGTTTCTTTGGTGGAAGCCATTCCTCACTCCTCTCATGAACGGGTTTCATATTGCTTTGTGGCGTTCCTGGATCCTGGAAGGAGTCGGCTTGCTCCCTGGGGCATCAGGAGGGGCTTCTCTGTAGCTTCTCTGTACCCTTCTCTGCTTCTGGCGGGGGCACCCACATCTGAACTTCCAGTGGTGCTTCTGAGCAGCTGTAGTAAGTGTCCTCCCGGCTGGCTCAGGAGCCAGCCCGTTTCACAGTGCTTCTGGAATCCACCTGGTCGTCCTGGAGCCGGGGCAACCGAGGCTGCCGCCATCCCCCGCCCCGGAGCTGCCCCACACCCCTGTATATGCAATATTTGTTTACCAGTCCCTTTTGGTGTCCATCTAGGTACAGGTCTTAGTTTTTGAGCTAAAGTATCCATAATACACCGGAAGTGATAGATGTCACGTCCACATTGTATGCCAAACCTAATAAGCAGAGCAAAACTTTTCATCCAAGTGATTTGGTTAACATTTTAGGATGTTTCTAATCTCTCAGTAATACAAATATGCTTCAATAAATCTCTGTTTATCCTTTGGGCTCCTGTGTGTACCTGTGCACACCTGGAGAATGAAGTCCTGTGAGAGGCACTGCCATCCAAAGAGGGTGTTTCAGTCTCTACTGCCACCAACAATGTGCTCGTGCTTCTGCGCTTGCGTTTGGATCAGGAGAATTTGAAAGTCATCAGGAAGCAAACCAGGATATAAGATCCAGCTGTAGCTGGAAAGTGGCAAACGTTCCAAAGCTAAGACATTGGCTATTCCTGGGCTGTTCACCAACTGTGAGGCCAAGTCTAGATGAGATCCAGAAATATGATGAACAACTCACTTCTTTTTTAAGCAAAACACACTTTCTTCTCATTTCTGCTAAGAACAAATAGCTTCCAGCAAGATTAATAGGGGATgcaatatttttacaaattatttcttttttattaaaaaaatcttaagttaAATGCTACTTAAAGATATGTTTAACCTCTGTGATACTGACTTGCTcatgagaagaaagagagagggccAGGCATCTGCCCACTACTACCCACTATCAACACGTAGGCCTGACATCAGTCACTAAatattctgggccaggtgcggtggctcacgcctctaatcccagcactttgggaggccaaggcaggtggatcatgaggtcaggagatcgagaccatcctggctaacatggtgaaatcccgtctctactaaaaatacaaaaaattagctgggcatggtggcgggcgcctgtagtcccagctactcagtaggctgaggcaggagaattgtttgaatccaggaggcagaggttgcagtgagccaagaccatgccactgaactcctgcctgggcaacagagtgagactccgtctcaaaaaaaaaaaaaaagagaagaaaaacagcgGCTTCTAGGATGACTGAGCAGTGACTCAGTCTTTCCTTAACCGGATTCTGTAACTGTCCAGCAGAAATGCTTATCTGATCTCTGTGAGAACAGGAAGCAGCTCAGTTGGGGACCTGCCTTGTTAAATTCTTCATCAAACTGCTTATCTGCCCTGAGTCCTGCAACAACATCTCAAGAAAAATCccaaaaacatgcaaaacaaaTGAGGGTCCTCCTTTACTGTGTTCTTGAAGTACTGAGGTGCCTGAAAGCTATGTATAGTTTCTGGGAAACAGTTTTTTAGCAAACGTAGCACAGACACTAACTATTCTTCCAGAAGAGCCCCTTCCTGACATGAAAGATCTTAGCGTGAGACAGAAGCATCTGATTAACCATGGGGACCTATCCAGCCAGCAGCAGGGGCCCCAATGCCAGTGTCCGCCTCAGCAGAGGAGACACGGGGGACATGCAAAGTGTTTCTGTTGAAAAATACTTCAcctagggtgactatagttagcagcaatgtattgtatatttcaaagcagCTAGAAGGCTAGGTGCAGTatcccatgcctataatcccagcatttttggaggcccaggcaggctgattacttgaggtcaggagtttgagaccagcctggatagcttggtgaaaccccgtctctactaaaaatacaaaaactaaaaaataaaaaactagccaggtgtcgtggcctGCGcttgtattcctagctactcgggagactgaggcaggagaattgcttgaacctgggaggcagaggttgcagtgaacagagatcacgccactgccctccagcctgggtgacagagcaagactctgtctcaaaacaaaaacaaaaacaagaaaacaaagtagctagaagagggGACTTGAAATGTACCCAACACATAGTAATACCAAATATTCAAGGTGATGGGCACCCCAAACACCAACTGATCACCACACATTCTGTGCATGTAATAAATACTCaaatgtactccataaatacgtaaaatattttatatcaacaAGAAAACACTTTGCCTAGTGTTTCCATCCAAATGGGAATAAATCCAGGGCTCGAAGTACAGATTTCATGGCTTTTTATTGGGACTCGGGAAGGGTGGGCCGTGGTAGCAGGTGCACTCACTGTCCAAGTTTGCCCAGACTCTCTGCTGCATGGGTGATGGCATTTGTGACTGTGTTGGTCACTGTCTCAGTGACTTCCTTCATCTTTTTGTCCGCTGACTCTTGGGCTTTCTTTATGGCTTCGGCAATGGCTgttggaaagaaagaggaagaatgtcctagtgatccacctgctgaaCTTGTGTCCCCTTGAGTGGCCTGTGGGATGTGGCCATCTTAATGGATTAGTCCCTGGAGTGGCCTCCTGGCAGAATGAATTTGAATTTGGTTTTAATTTCCCCAACAACTTGTATTTCTTCAACTGTGAGTGAGACTGAGCATCTACTCGTGGGTACATTGCCTGCTTGTCCTTTTGTCTGGAAAATGCCTGCTTAtgtcttttggccatttttatattgGGTTGTTATATTGGATTATCAtttgtattacaaatattttttcatcagtttgtgatttttcttttggtttatagtttgttgttgttgttttgttttgttttgttttttttggctaCAGAAAATTTCAAAGTTTTGGACTGTcgaatttatttaatatttccctTATGGctactgggttttttttgtcATAGTTCTAAAGATTCTCCCCTCTCCAAGATTAGGCCAAAGTCTCTTATGTTATTACTATGTCTAAATGTTTATGATGTCTTCTCCCTCAAAactcctatgttgaaatcctcagtcctaatgtgatggtattaagaggtggggcctttggggcctttgggaagttgAAATTAGCACCCCACGTAAAAAAGACCACAGAGAGCTAGCTCCTTCCAcgatgtgaggacacagctaggcCCATCCATGAACCAGGAAGatgccctcaccagatgccaaatctgccagtgccttgaccttgcacttcccatcctccaggagtgtgagaaatgaatttctgttgtttctaagtcACTCCGtttatggtttgtttttgtttttgagacacagtcttgccctgttacccaggctggagtgcactggaacaatctcagctcactgcaacctccgcctcccaagttcaagggattctcctgcctctgactcctgagtagctgggattataggcatgtgtcaccatgcccagttgatttttgtatttttagtagagacggggtttcaccacgttagccaggatggtctcaatctcctgaccttgtgatccacccgccttggcctcccaaagtgctgggattacaggagtgagccgccgccatgcctggccgtGTTAAATGTTTTGTCCCAGTGTGCTGTCACATAGTCTTTCATGACTTTGTCTTCTTATCATTCCACAGAGAGAACCATCTAGACAGTGCCCTAACGCAGTACGCTCTGTGGCCTCCGATGAGCATAGATAACTGCCAGCTGAGAGGCTCTGAAAGGCTGCGACATCAGGGGCAGAGTTTGACCTGGTTAGTCAAAGAACAGACTGGCCCAGCACCtggcttcccttcctccctccctgcttccctgccCGACCTCAGCCGACTGTACCTTTCTCTCCAGTCTCCTTGGCATGTCCCACCACCTCCTTCACCACTTCCTCCACGGCATGAACTGAACAGAGGAGACAAGTCCAGAGTGAGGTCTCAGAGCAGGCCCGCTGCCCTCCCAGTCCAGGGTGAGGGCTCAGATCAGGTCCACTGCCTTCCCAGTCCAGGGAGAGGTCTCAGAGCAGGCCCGCTGCCCTTGAGTCCAGCGTGAGAGTTCAGAGCAGGCCCACTGCCCTCTCAATCCAGTGTGAGGGCTCAGAGCAGGCCCATGCCCCCCCAAGTCCAGGGTGAGGGCTCAGTGCTGGCTTATCCTCACAATGGACCTATAAATCCCTGGACATCCACGGTGGGGCTCTGGGATGACACCCCCAGCCAGGACAGACTGGCTCACAAGAAGGACCTTCGTCCACAGCAGGTTTCAGTAGGAGATGCTGGGCCCTGGCTGCCGGAAGACGAGCTCAGTGAGCCCCATGAGGGCACGGGTCCTTGAAACCCCTTGGCCCTGCCCGGCCTGGAATGGCAATGAGCAGACCATCTTGCCAGCTGAGACATGAAGCCCAGGCTGGGTCTGTGTGCCAGGTCACACCCCTTTCAGGATGTGCTGGTGCCTGCCTCGGGTCAATTTCCAAAGGCTCATCCAGTAAAACCACATCTCTCAAAGCAATTCCTCCAACAAGAGGGAATTCTCTGCCTACTTCAGAGTTTTTTAAAGTGTGGGTGGTAGCGTGCTAGAACTGAAAAATTTCGGAGTCAGAAGCAATGGTTCTTACTCTAACTCTACCTTCCACCTCTGGGTTCCCTCATCTTTAGAAAGGGAATTTGTTGGGATGATgagacccaacaccaggtcgtgGGGGCGACAAAGTCCCACGGagacaaaggaatgagaaaaagacagtttgagagagaaattGGACGAGAGGGCCATCGCACGTGTGGAGGCTGCACTGGCCccgagctctgggagcccacctATTTATTGGTGATCTAGCAAGgaaacaggtggtgaggatgtgggggttgAAAGGAAAAGATGTATCAAGTGAACGAGAAACGTAtggctacttgagataatgggagtgctggaagccaggagccagcaagtctagcagacatgcaagccctgcctcagtttctctcccaacactcagcttttctcccaacagGAATCACAGAAACTCAGAGGCTAGTGAAAGGTTAAAGCAGGTGGTCCACACCAGCTGCAGAGTCAAAAACAAAATACGCATCTGCTGCCATTTagaaagaggacacaaactcaGGCAAGACTGTTTTTCACACGACCCACGGGTGGTGCCTGGCTGGGCCTCCCTACGCACAGCTGCTGACCTCCGCATACAAAATACACTTcgggaccgggtgcggtggctcatgcctgtaattccagcactttgggaggccaagaggaacggatcacgtgaggtcaggagtttgagaccagcctggccaacatggcgaaaccccatctctgctaaaaatacaaaaattagccgggcatggtggtgggtgcctgtaatcccagccactcaggaggctgaggcacaagaatcatttgaacccacgaggcagagtttacagtgagccaacatcgcaccactacactccagcctggcggacagagcaagactccatctcaaatacaaatacaaataaacatgCTGTAGGGGACTTGGATGACATTGAAAATGTCCTTTTTGACTTTGAACAGATCAGACTTGGTGACTTGTTAAGAAATCTTTGAAGCTTTAAAgttatggtaaaaataaaaatccatcttCCTTTTCCTGCATAGGTT from Theropithecus gelada isolate Dixy chromosome 9, Tgel_1.0, whole genome shotgun sequence includes these protein-coding regions:
- the LOC112631334 gene encoding protein FAM25A-like is translated as MMLGGLGKLAAEGLAHRTEKATEGAIHAVEEVVKEVVGHAKETGEKAIAEAIKKAQESADKKMKEVTETVTNTVTNAITHAAESLGKLGQ